In Phyllopteryx taeniolatus isolate TA_2022b chromosome 1, UOR_Ptae_1.2, whole genome shotgun sequence, the following proteins share a genomic window:
- the LOC133488268 gene encoding protein ILRUN-like isoform X1 gives MEGMELDVDQELTQKFSCMGTTDKDILISEFQRLLGFQLNPAGCAFFLDMTNWNLQAAIGAYYDFESPNISAPCMSLVKDVTIGEGESVPPDTRFTKTWRIQNTGAESWPPGVCLKYVGGDEFGHVNMVTVRSLAPQEMTDVSVPMQSPVSPGMYQGQWRMCTATGLYYGDIIWVILSVEVGGLLGVTQQLSSFQAEFNTQPHRNVEGNYNPFASPERSKWPNSNTSLHHDSSHKVSEEHWQGSPNQLQQDQNGLSHSSVDIVANSLQSNLSIVTYNQGLQEPSPFGHS, from the exons ATGGAGGGTATGGAGCTGGATGTGGACCAGGAGCTCACGCAAAAATTTAGTTGCATGGGCACGACAGACAAAGACATCCTCATATCGGAGTTCCAGAGGCTCCTCGGCTTTCAGCTGAACCCCGCCGGATGCGCCTTCTTCCTGGACATGACCAACTG GAATTTACAAGCAGCTATTGGAGCCTACTATGACTTTGAGAGTCCTAATATCAGTGCGCCTTGCATGTCCCTTGTGAAGGATGTGACGATTGGTGAGGGTGAATCAGTTCCACCTGACACACGTTTCACCAAGACCTGGAGGATACAGAACACAG GTGCAGAGTCTTGGCCGCCTGGGGTTTGCCTGAAGTATGTTGGGGGAGATGAGTTTGGTCACGTAAACATGGTAACGGTACGGTCTCTAGCCCCTCAGGAAATGACGGACGTGAGTGTGCCTATGCAGAGCCCTGTGTCTCCTGGTATGTACCAGGGCCAGTGGAGAATGTGCACAGCAACAGGACTTTACTATGGAG ATATTATTTGGGTAATCCTGAGCGTGGAGGTCGGAGGCCTTCTTGGTGTCACACAGCAGCTTTCATCCTTCCAGGCAGAGTTCAACACCCAACCTCATCGCAATGTAGAGGGAAATTACAACCCCTTCGCCTCACCAGAGAGGAGCAAATGGCCCAACAGCAACACCAGCCTCCATCATGACAGCAGCCATAAAGTCTCAGAGGAACACTGGCAGGGAAGCCCGAACCAGCTGCAGCAAGATCAGAATGGACTTTCACACAGCTCTGTAGACATAGTAGCAAACAGCCTACAAAGCAATCTGTCAATAGTCACTTATAACCAG GGTTTACAGGAGCCTTCCCCTTTTGGTCACTCTTAA
- the LOC133488268 gene encoding protein ILRUN-like isoform X2, which translates to MEGMELDVDQELTQKFSCMGTTDKDILISEFQRLLGFQLNPAGCAFFLDMTNWNLQAAIGAYYDFESPNISAPCMSLVKDVTIGEGESVPPDTRFTKTWRIQNTAPQEMTDVSVPMQSPVSPGMYQGQWRMCTATGLYYGDIIWVILSVEVGGLLGVTQQLSSFQAEFNTQPHRNVEGNYNPFASPERSKWPNSNTSLHHDSSHKVSEEHWQGSPNQLQQDQNGLSHSSVDIVANSLQSNLSIVTYNQGLQEPSPFGHS; encoded by the exons ATGGAGGGTATGGAGCTGGATGTGGACCAGGAGCTCACGCAAAAATTTAGTTGCATGGGCACGACAGACAAAGACATCCTCATATCGGAGTTCCAGAGGCTCCTCGGCTTTCAGCTGAACCCCGCCGGATGCGCCTTCTTCCTGGACATGACCAACTG GAATTTACAAGCAGCTATTGGAGCCTACTATGACTTTGAGAGTCCTAATATCAGTGCGCCTTGCATGTCCCTTGTGAAGGATGTGACGATTGGTGAGGGTGAATCAGTTCCACCTGACACACGTTTCACCAAGACCTGGAGGATACAGAACACAG CCCCTCAGGAAATGACGGACGTGAGTGTGCCTATGCAGAGCCCTGTGTCTCCTGGTATGTACCAGGGCCAGTGGAGAATGTGCACAGCAACAGGACTTTACTATGGAG ATATTATTTGGGTAATCCTGAGCGTGGAGGTCGGAGGCCTTCTTGGTGTCACACAGCAGCTTTCATCCTTCCAGGCAGAGTTCAACACCCAACCTCATCGCAATGTAGAGGGAAATTACAACCCCTTCGCCTCACCAGAGAGGAGCAAATGGCCCAACAGCAACACCAGCCTCCATCATGACAGCAGCCATAAAGTCTCAGAGGAACACTGGCAGGGAAGCCCGAACCAGCTGCAGCAAGATCAGAATGGACTTTCACACAGCTCTGTAGACATAGTAGCAAACAGCCTACAAAGCAATCTGTCAATAGTCACTTATAACCAG GGTTTACAGGAGCCTTCCCCTTTTGGTCACTCTTAA